One region of Rhodophyticola sp. CCM32 genomic DNA includes:
- a CDS encoding alginate lyase family protein, which produces MNSSKHNNGTGQGNDAGFGADMDLPLHPVEIHERRAGTETDANVIEVAWKTDRKPAPWIGKTQALPEEVEAAWPSLGMPRKALTPRPGFVVPAIADKKPLSVMIITLFGLDTAKLQTAVRQIERHHRTARNFVPLFLTDNADTTIFRHFAYNYEYFPPNMYCAEDQQPLFEARFHQLWRKWKGGYLIDFSAPGFLAERVENLEVYIKRDEFADGRFDPRKKRPAPMRPAPTDIIALRAEYMSKKLDQVPDNFVLYRILGNDLPPRHESGQTLKNLRFILENEPPLERCEKRWVVNRVVDPEQEAAILALLEEFKQPSLRIPFLLEEYADVDWDLESFPQDAFFLSGRYGEMNEYDQLRAQAHSRRFKNGYVINNNGARNAALHDGQGRAKWVLPWDGNCFLTEAAWAEIVDGVTSQPYLKYFIVPMSRTLDNAELLDPEYRPEAEEEPQMLFRSDAQEDFDETFYYGRRPKVELFYRLGIPGKWDSWPDDVWDRPRAERSEDAGSSGRVGWVARLYSGQKELEVDKPTGLRSRGEARISAITQMLDRLDVKAAGLTYDPDNLVAYDEAQIRALAKAEEGSPEHRIQGRLLQEADIALQRGPYSVVAKTALPPSGDPHDYYNPAPYWWPNPATPNGMPFIFKDGERIPGTRLYEPESDSYDRTRLQRLFDDTTTLALAWVASDQDAYVTHAANLIRTWFIAEDSRMNPHLLYSQVRSQTAHDQGSKSGLIEMKDLYYFLDAVRLVERAGKLDDAEKAALRAWFAEYLEWLQTSEQGMAERVSPNNHGTCYDLQTASIAAYLGDADLLQSTFRTSRERILEQFTNDGQQPHEMKRTQTAHYCCFNLQGWINLANLAEACGDNLWYFEGENGRGLARVFGWLLPHLAQQKWPYQQIEPFDRGRFLPLFFAARDRLPLTGGVRLARANQVKPLFFAHDGIKPFWMLGKQPRKTAESKPWKELAGKIHRLEAPVFEICFGSGFVAQKAPDVRSLDKKLWGGFSAEARSELAAIRDDASLGHKDINRAARTLARWYFTAGDYAETLKNIDAMQQLGVAAERERSLLRSCCLDHLGQQEAAGQMIRHTLSYFPRDTSLCLAMANICSDLPEAETSAEERQGTYWVNRIFRQAGLSDLLAAEDEASGAPINLAVDYRAESQQTSDPRVTVILPVGPGAGVFASALTSLQNQSWRNLQILIADYSDMPEISQIASKHARSDARIEVLKLDPGLAEYGARNAALEHVDGTFVTVQKANELAHPIRIKAQIEALTSGTGLGTVTHHVEATADLHIIGGWFPEFAMCSVHDASMMLPTDTLREAGGWDAVADDPDAFLKWRLKKRSDKPSFQDIQPGIPLSLSIVEPDNREPTHLDFPYGKRRDELRRLIRISKSLEEVDDTAAETDPVPVPALLSDDTAQVERLDTVFVGDFSASAVSISEIKAHILGRIAEGKAMGLFHWPDYYTTWNDDLDESIAQLIDEGAIAQISAFQKVQAVEAVLCNPYIIHHPVDGVPDFEAKSVAVLSGPELTIAEFFDGHQRRMPTREEIEALFGCPGKWVSL; this is translated from the coding sequence ATGAACAGTTCCAAACATAATAACGGCACCGGACAGGGTAATGATGCAGGTTTTGGTGCGGATATGGATTTGCCCCTGCACCCTGTTGAAATTCACGAACGACGGGCGGGAACAGAGACCGATGCCAATGTGATCGAGGTGGCCTGGAAAACCGATCGTAAACCCGCCCCATGGATCGGCAAGACCCAGGCACTTCCCGAAGAGGTTGAGGCGGCGTGGCCTTCCCTTGGAATGCCGCGCAAGGCGCTTACGCCGCGGCCCGGTTTCGTGGTTCCCGCCATAGCTGACAAAAAGCCGCTATCGGTTATGATCATCACGCTTTTCGGTCTGGATACTGCCAAACTTCAGACCGCCGTGCGCCAGATCGAGCGGCACCACCGCACCGCACGCAATTTCGTCCCTCTGTTTCTGACGGATAATGCCGATACGACCATATTCCGGCATTTCGCTTATAATTATGAATATTTCCCGCCCAATATGTATTGCGCAGAAGACCAGCAGCCGCTTTTCGAGGCCCGGTTTCACCAGCTTTGGCGCAAGTGGAAGGGCGGCTATCTGATTGATTTCAGCGCGCCGGGCTTTCTGGCCGAACGGGTCGAAAACCTTGAGGTCTATATCAAGCGCGACGAATTCGCCGACGGGCGGTTTGATCCGCGCAAAAAGCGCCCTGCACCCATGCGGCCGGCGCCGACCGACATCATCGCGCTGCGCGCTGAATACATGTCGAAAAAGCTGGATCAGGTGCCGGATAATTTTGTGCTCTACCGGATATTGGGCAATGATCTGCCGCCGCGCCATGAATCCGGCCAGACACTGAAAAACCTTCGCTTTATTCTGGAAAACGAACCACCGCTTGAACGCTGTGAAAAGCGGTGGGTTGTGAACCGCGTGGTCGACCCGGAACAGGAAGCGGCCATTCTGGCGCTTCTGGAGGAGTTCAAGCAGCCTTCTCTGCGCATCCCCTTCCTGCTGGAGGAATATGCGGATGTTGACTGGGATCTGGAAAGTTTTCCGCAGGACGCGTTTTTTCTGAGTGGCCGCTATGGGGAGATGAACGAGTATGACCAGTTGCGCGCCCAGGCCCATTCCCGCCGGTTCAAGAATGGCTATGTGATCAACAATAACGGTGCCCGCAACGCCGCGCTGCATGACGGGCAGGGCCGGGCCAAATGGGTTTTGCCCTGGGATGGCAATTGCTTCCTGACAGAGGCCGCCTGGGCCGAGATCGTCGATGGCGTCACCTCCCAGCCTTATCTGAAATACTTCATCGTGCCGATGTCGCGCACGCTTGATAATGCCGAACTGCTTGACCCGGAGTATCGCCCGGAGGCCGAGGAAGAGCCGCAGATGCTGTTCCGCAGCGACGCGCAGGAAGATTTCGACGAAACCTTCTATTATGGCCGCAGACCCAAGGTGGAATTGTTCTATCGTCTCGGGATTCCCGGAAAATGGGACAGTTGGCCTGATGATGTCTGGGACAGGCCCCGCGCCGAACGATCGGAAGATGCGGGCTCAAGCGGGCGTGTCGGCTGGGTCGCCCGGCTGTATTCCGGCCAGAAAGAACTGGAAGTCGACAAGCCGACCGGCCTGCGGTCCCGTGGCGAGGCGCGGATCAGTGCCATCACCCAGATGCTTGACCGGCTTGACGTCAAGGCCGCAGGCCTGACCTACGATCCCGATAATCTGGTTGCCTATGACGAGGCGCAGATCAGGGCGCTGGCCAAGGCCGAAGAAGGCTCGCCTGAGCACCGGATTCAGGGGCGTCTGCTTCAGGAGGCGGATATTGCGCTGCAACGCGGCCCCTATTCCGTCGTCGCAAAAACGGCACTGCCACCCAGTGGCGACCCGCATGATTATTACAACCCGGCCCCCTATTGGTGGCCGAACCCCGCAACCCCCAATGGCATGCCCTTCATCTTCAAGGATGGGGAGCGGATACCGGGCACCCGGCTGTATGAACCGGAAAGCGACAGCTATGACCGCACCCGCCTGCAACGGCTGTTTGATGATACGACGACGCTGGCCCTGGCCTGGGTTGCATCGGACCAGGATGCCTATGTGACACATGCCGCAAACCTGATCCGCACCTGGTTCATCGCCGAAGACAGCCGGATGAACCCGCATCTTCTGTATTCGCAGGTGCGGTCGCAGACGGCCCATGATCAGGGCTCGAAATCCGGCCTGATCGAAATGAAGGATCTGTATTATTTTCTGGATGCCGTCCGCCTTGTGGAACGGGCGGGCAAGCTGGACGATGCGGAAAAAGCCGCCCTGCGCGCGTGGTTTGCCGAATATCTTGAATGGCTGCAAACCAGCGAACAGGGCATGGCCGAGAGAGTGTCACCGAACAATCACGGCACCTGTTATGATCTGCAAACTGCGTCGATCGCAGCCTATCTTGGTGATGCGGATCTGTTGCAATCCACGTTCAGAACCAGCCGCGAGCGGATTCTGGAGCAGTTCACCAATGACGGCCAGCAACCCCATGAAATGAAGCGGACGCAGACCGCGCATTACTGCTGTTTCAACCTTCAGGGCTGGATAAACCTTGCCAATCTCGCCGAGGCCTGCGGCGACAACCTGTGGTATTTCGAGGGGGAGAACGGGCGCGGGCTGGCCCGTGTCTTCGGCTGGCTTCTGCCCCATCTGGCGCAGCAAAAATGGCCCTATCAGCAAATCGAACCCTTTGACCGGGGGCGTTTCCTGCCGCTGTTCTTTGCGGCGCGTGATCGGCTGCCGCTAACGGGCGGCGTCAGGTTGGCACGGGCCAATCAGGTCAAACCGCTGTTTTTCGCCCATGACGGGATCAAACCGTTCTGGATGCTTGGAAAACAGCCCCGAAAAACCGCAGAATCGAAGCCCTGGAAAGAGCTGGCCGGGAAAATCCACAGGCTGGAGGCGCCGGTTTTCGAGATCTGTTTCGGCTCGGGATTTGTCGCGCAGAAAGCCCCCGATGTCCGGTCGCTTGACAAGAAACTCTGGGGCGGATTTTCCGCCGAGGCCAGATCGGAACTTGCCGCCATCCGCGATGATGCAAGCCTTGGCCATAAGGATATCAACCGCGCGGCACGCACGCTTGCGCGCTGGTATTTCACGGCGGGCGATTATGCCGAGACGCTGAAAAATATCGACGCCATGCAACAGCTTGGCGTCGCGGCCGAGCGGGAGCGGAGCCTGTTGCGCTCCTGCTGTCTGGACCATCTGGGCCAGCAGGAGGCCGCGGGCCAGATGATCCGCCATACATTGTCATATTTCCCCCGGGATACGAGCCTTTGCCTGGCGATGGCGAATATCTGCAGCGATCTGCCCGAGGCGGAAACCTCTGCAGAGGAGCGGCAAGGCACGTATTGGGTGAACAGGATTTTCCGTCAGGCCGGATTGTCGGATCTTCTGGCCGCAGAAGATGAGGCATCAGGCGCGCCGATCAATCTGGCGGTGGATTACAGGGCGGAAAGCCAGCAGACATCAGACCCGCGGGTCACGGTTATTCTTCCGGTGGGGCCAGGGGCCGGCGTTTTTGCCTCTGCCCTGACATCGTTGCAAAACCAAAGCTGGCGCAATCTGCAAATCCTGATTGCCGATTATTCCGACATGCCCGAAATCAGCCAGATCGCATCGAAGCACGCCCGTTCGGACGCACGTATCGAGGTGTTGAAGCTTGATCCCGGGCTTGCCGAATATGGTGCGCGGAACGCGGCGCTTGAACATGTGGACGGGACATTCGTGACCGTTCAAAAGGCAAATGAACTGGCCCATCCCATCAGGATCAAGGCCCAGATCGAAGCCCTGACATCCGGCACCGGCCTTGGGACCGTCACCCATCATGTGGAAGCCACCGCTGATCTGCATATCATTGGCGGCTGGTTCCCCGAATTCGCGATGTGTTCGGTTCATGATGCCAGCATGATGTTGCCCACAGATACCCTTCGAGAGGCGGGTGGATGGGATGCGGTTGCCGATGACCCCGATGCCTTTCTGAAATGGCGCCTGAAAAAGCGAAGCGATAAACCCTCTTTCCAGGACATCCAGCCCGGTATTCCGCTCTCGCTGAGCATTGTCGAGCCAGACAATCGTGAGCCCACGCATCTTGATTTCCCTTATGGGAAACGGCGTGACGAGTTGCGCCGCCTGATCCGTATCTCAAAATCATTGGAAGAGGTTGACGACACGGCCGCAGAAACCGATCCGGTGCCGGTGCCAGCGCTTTTATCGGATGATACTGCGCAGGTTGAGCGGCTGGATACGGTTTTTGTCGGTGACTTCTCTGCAAGCGCGGTCTCTATCAGCGAGATCAAGGCGCATATTCTTGGCCGGATCGCCGAGGGGAAAGCCATGGGCCTGTTCCACTGGCCGGACTATTACACCACCTGGAACGATGACCTCGATGAAAGCATCGCGCAGCTTATAGATGAGGGTGCGATTGCCCAGATCAGCGCTTTCCAGAAGGTGCAGGCGGTCGAGGCGGTGCTGTGCAATCCTTACATTATTCACCATCCTGTTGACGGTGTGCCCGATTTTGAGGCCAAATCTGTTGCGGTGTTGAGTGGCCCGGAGCTGACCATCGCAGAGTTTTTCGATGGTCATCAGCGCAGAATGCCCACCCGGGAAGAGATCGAGGCCCTGTTCGGCTGCCCCGGCAAATGGGTATCTCTCTAA
- a CDS encoding cupin domain-containing protein, with translation MTQTDFGFDWAISPLSRDEFFTNIFEKKHMVVKRGQPDYYASLLSFAQIDHVVTTMGLYSPEITVTKSGGHGHGTDHDTAPATDSDTAPKATDSDSAPDRDTASDTDADAHGGGAHGVHTIQPGDYSYDSGYIDPVRVARLFDDGATVILSGLHDRLPQLGQFCRALENVISSRVQTNIYMTPTQSQGFNPHYDSHDVLVLQIEGTKEWRIYDTPVELPMNSQGFNPHDVPIGEETDRFTLEPGDMCYIPRGVAHDAVATDQTSLHITTGIMVQTWADLMAEAVNVMAHKDATFRHALPPGYAAPGFDAARFEQTFRDLMTRLAETAPFQPLLGGFKQDFISNRVPRVQGQMAQLAKLSGLTADSLVGARPHLVYDIAVLDGSDGKDPMVSILCHGSEITLPAHAEEALRYALTTPSFKPGDMAGNLDEDGNLVLVKRLVREGLMMVH, from the coding sequence ATGACACAAACGGATTTCGGATTTGACTGGGCCATTTCGCCCCTGTCCCGCGACGAGTTCTTCACCAATATCTTCGAAAAGAAACATATGGTCGTAAAGCGCGGCCAGCCGGATTACTACGCCAGTCTTCTGTCATTCGCGCAGATCGACCATGTGGTCACAACCATGGGGCTTTACAGCCCCGAGATTACCGTGACCAAATCGGGCGGTCATGGCCACGGCACCGATCATGACACCGCCCCGGCCACCGATAGTGATACGGCCCCGAAGGCAACTGACAGCGACAGCGCCCCTGACCGGGATACCGCTTCCGATACGGATGCAGATGCCCATGGCGGTGGCGCCCACGGGGTCCACACCATTCAGCCCGGCGATTACAGCTATGACAGCGGCTATATCGACCCGGTGCGCGTGGCCCGATTGTTCGATGACGGCGCCACGGTGATCCTGTCAGGTCTGCATGACCGGTTGCCGCAACTGGGCCAGTTTTGCCGCGCTTTGGAAAACGTCATTTCCAGCCGGGTGCAGACCAATATCTACATGACCCCGACCCAGTCCCAGGGGTTCAACCCCCATTATGACAGCCATGATGTGCTGGTTCTCCAGATCGAGGGCACCAAGGAATGGCGGATCTATGACACCCCGGTCGAATTGCCGATGAACTCGCAGGGGTTCAACCCTCATGATGTGCCCATTGGCGAGGAAACAGACAGGTTCACCCTGGAGCCGGGTGATATGTGCTATATCCCCCGGGGTGTTGCCCATGACGCGGTGGCGACAGATCAGACCTCTTTGCATATCACAACCGGGATCATGGTGCAGACCTGGGCCGATCTGATGGCCGAGGCGGTGAATGTGATGGCCCATAAAGACGCAACCTTCCGTCATGCCCTGCCACCTGGCTATGCGGCCCCCGGTTTCGATGCGGCCCGGTTTGAACAGACCTTTCGGGACCTGATGACCCGGCTGGCAGAAACCGCCCCCTTCCAGCCCCTGCTTGGCGGGTTCAAACAGGATTTCATCTCGAACCGCGTGCCGCGCGTGCAGGGCCAGATGGCACAGCTTGCCAAACTCTCCGGCCTGACCGCTGACAGCCTTGTCGGTGCCCGCCCGCATCTGGTTTATGATATCGCCGTGCTGGACGGTTCAGACGGCAAGGACCCGATGGTCAGCATCCTCTGCCATGGCTCGGAAATAACACTGCCCGCCCATGCGGAAGAGGCCCTGCGCTACGCCCTGACAACCCCATCTTTCAAACCGGGGGATATGGCCGGCAATCTGGATGAGGATGGGAACCTGGTGCTGGTCAAACGCCTGGTTCGCGAAGGGCTTATGATGGTGCACTGA
- a CDS encoding winged helix-turn-helix domain-containing protein, whose amino-acid sequence MQGNSTSASDTRATGTRVVQIGIAAIVVILLGAVILLFVNLPDANAFNERVERIFVENDALTSGESIRLLEVLAQSGTSFSEVLTSYRAIIFVLLVFATALLIACLVFLVTIIALNRRMGEIERSGIQVSSLILSREERVVLLNNMEFKLTDAAMETLSVLAEARMDDDVLSGAEIEAMVSGKSAVDCEEAAGATRIKRLRDTLGNQMVSELLVKNIARRGYMLAIDKDVIRMV is encoded by the coding sequence GCCATCGTCGTGATCCTTCTGGGCGCGGTGATTCTGCTGTTTGTGAACCTGCCGGATGCCAATGCGTTCAACGAACGGGTGGAACGGATCTTTGTGGAAAACGATGCGCTGACATCCGGTGAATCAATCCGTCTGCTGGAAGTGCTGGCCCAGTCCGGCACCAGTTTTTCTGAGGTTCTGACCAGCTATCGGGCAATCATCTTCGTGCTTCTGGTCTTCGCCACGGCACTTCTGATCGCCTGTCTGGTGTTTCTTGTCACCATCATCGCACTGAACCGCCGGATGGGAGAGATTGAACGCTCAGGCATTCAGGTCTCCTCACTCATCCTCAGCCGTGAGGAACGGGTGGTTCTGCTGAACAATATGGAATTCAAGCTGACCGATGCGGCGATGGAAACCCTGTCGGTGCTGGCCGAGGCACGGATGGATGACGATGTGCTGTCCGGGGCAGAGATCGAGGCCATGGTTTCCGGCAAATCCGCCGTGGATTGTGAAGAGGCGGCAGGGGCCACCCGCATCAAGCGCCTGCGCGACACGCTTGGCAATCAGATGGTCAGCGAGTTGCTGGTGAAAAACATCGCCCGGCGGGGGTATATGCTGGCCATCGACAAAGACGTGATCCGCATGGTCTGA